The DNA window TGATCCAGACCATGAGCGCCTTGATAGATGGGATTGAGGGAATACGGTAAAATCCACAGATATGAGGGGAAATCCTGTGAGTTTCCCCATATCTGCAAGGGAAAAATAGTCGGCAGAATGATACATTGGATATGCAAAGCACAGATATGTGGAAGGAGGGAGAAACTTGACCAGGGAAGAAAACCTGCTCTATCGGAGAAGCTGCCCTTATGACGCAATGGGGGATTATTCCTCGTTGATTGGGGAGGAAAAGAAAAAAACAGAACCATTGACGCAGCATCTTCAGGAGCAATCGAAAAAGGAATTGATCCGGCAGTACCGGTGATAAAATAAATGCAGGCTTTTGCAGGCAGTAGGAGGAGTTCCAGACTCCCGTTAAAAAAAACGGGCGTGTCGGGAACCTTTTTTGCTGCCTTTTTACTGGATTTCTGTGCGCTGCCATCTGGCCGCCCGGAGCCTATGGGCGGAAAGGTGGTCGCTATGATGACGTTACAGGATTTAAAGTGGATTGTGAAAAAGCCAAAGTCAGAGAAAAAAGTTCCCACAGCTCGGCATTTGCTGGAACAAGGAGAGCGAATTGTGAGCATGGGAAATGGTGGGGAAGTGCAGCTTTTGGTGTTTCGGGAAGGGTATGCACTTTACCGGATAGGAAAATATACCACTGTTTTTCCGGTACATAGCTGCGGAGATTACTGTTATGAGAATAATGGACGGCAGATCTGCGTGGACGCATCATTTTTTGAACAGCAGGAATGGTATGTACGCCTATTGTTGGAAGGGGAGGATCGTCTGGTAAAGAATCGAGAAACGTGCCATAAGGAGAGGGTGGTTTCCTATCATGCTGTCTCTGAGGAATGGTTTTTCCTGGCTTCGCCGGCACTGCCACCATTGGATCAGTTGATAGAAAAAGAGAAGATTCAGGAGTTGATGGGGCTTCTGACAGAACGGCAGAGAGATATCGTGATCCTGTATTTTTATTATGGTGAAACACAATGGGAGATTGCTAAGGAGCTTGGCATTACACAGCCCACGGTTTCCCAGACGCTCATGTCGGCACTTCGCCGGATGAGGGTCGGTCAGAAAGATATTTCCTCCAGAAAGACAGTAGATTCTGGGAAAGGTGGAGTGCTGTATGTCGGGTAAGCGTCCAAAGGAGCGGAAATGTTATGTACTTCGTGCTGGAGATGGTACAGTTGTGGAAGTA is part of the Lachnospiraceae bacterium KGMB03038 genome and encodes:
- a CDS encoding sigma-70 family RNA polymerase sigma factor, whose translation is MQAFAGSRRSSRLPLKKTGVSGTFFAAFLLDFCALPSGRPEPMGGKVVAMMTLQDLKWIVKKPKSEKKVPTARHLLEQGERIVSMGNGGEVQLLVFREGYALYRIGKYTTVFPVHSCGDYCYENNGRQICVDASFFEQQEWYVRLLLEGEDRLVKNRETCHKERVVSYHAVSEEWFFLASPALPPLDQLIEKEKIQELMGLLTERQRDIVILYFYYGETQWEIAKELGITQPTVSQTLMSALRRMRVGQKDISSRKTVDSGKGGVLYVG